CTCGACTTGGAGCTGGACGACGAGACAAACACGGGAGATGAGAAATTAGGGGATACAGACGACGACGCAGACGCTGGAGAAAGACGCGACGGGACTGACGCAAGGGACGTTGCGGACGTAGAAGACAAAGGGGACAAGGGCGACGCAGACTCGACGGACGGGAGAGAGGAAGGGGATTGAATGTGCGAGTGGTCTAGGCGACTAGCAGGTAGCAAGCCGCCATCGAATTCCGCAGCAGTCCCGGAATTCAAATTGGACGACGGGTTGTTTGACGAGAATGGAAACTTGGATTCGTCAAACACAACATGTCTGCAgattataattttgttattgGATATGTCTAGACATTTATACCCGTGATGATTGGATGGATAACCGAGGAATACACAAGGACGTGAACGAGCCTCTAGCTTATGACGTGACACGGAAGGGATTAAAGGAAAACAGAGACAGCTAAAAATTCGTAAATGAGCATAGGTTGGGTCTGTTTGATACAGGATTTTAGTTGGGGAGTGATATCCTAAAATTTTGTGTGGATAGATGTTTAACAGGTAAGTTGCCAATTCAAgagcatgatgccaaaatttaAACGGGACTGATGCATGATTCATAACAGTGCGAATTATGTTATTCACTGTGCGAATTGTTCGCTCAGATTTACCATTTTGAGAAGAGGTGTATGGACATGAGAATCGAAATTGCATTCCGTGAGTGTGAGAAAATTGACGGAATGAATTGTTATTGAATTCGCCCCCATTGTCACATTGAAATACTTTAATATCGCGTTCGAATTGGGCGCGAATTAAAGAACGAAATGCAAGAAAGACGTTAAAGATTTTTGATTTATGAGCTAGGGAAAATGTCCACAAAAAGTTTGTGTAGTTATCAAGAAACAAGACATAATAACGGTGACCACTTGAGCTTAAAATTGGAGATGTCCATATATCACTGTGAATTAAATCAAATGGCATACATGCAGAATTATAGGAGGACTGAAATGGTaattttacttgttttccaTTAATGCAAGAGGAACAAACAGAAACATTTGGAATTTATTACAGGAAAGCAAATTTTTATTCAACAGGGCATTCAAAACAGGAAGCCCTGGATGTCCTAAACGACTATGCCAGACATCAGAAGACAAAGCAGTAAAAACAGAAGCGGATGCCGGTGACGGAAGGGAGCTAGACGCGACTGGATAAAGGTCCCCGCTACTGTTACATCTCATGATATTGGTACCCGTctgtaaatccttcacagaaaaaccCAAAGGATCAAACTCAACAGAGACTCGATTATCTTTAGTAAATTGACGAACATAAATTAGGTTTTTTATAAGATTAGGAGCATGCAATACATTATTTAGTCTCAAGGGTTGGGTTTCAGTGTTTAACCAAGCAGTGCCAGATCCACAAACAGGCATACAGTGACCATTACCAACAATAATGCGTTCATTGAGGcttgaattaaaataagaagtgAGTGTACCTTGGTGAGCTGTCATATGCGAGGTGGCTCCGGTGTCCATGTGCCATTGATCCGATGGCGGTGCAATAGACATGGTGTGCATTGCCTCTGCAATGTCAGTTGGAGCATATGAGGGACTGATCATGTTTAAATGAGCCTGCTGCGTGTTTGGACGGGGACCCAACAAGCCGGGTTGCTGCGGTTGGCGGCCTTGATTAGCCCAATTATTGGACGGGTAAGGACAAGGAGGCGCTGCCCATGGCTGTTGCGGGCCCCATGGCATGGAGTAGCCCCACGACTGAGGGTAGCTGCCGCGGTTGGAGGAACCGGGATGGCGCGGATTTTCGCGATAGTTGTTTCTGCCGCGGTAGTGATGGCGACTTCCCTGCCTGCCGCCGCGGTTGTAATAGCTGGGACGGGTAATAGCGGATCAGCCAGGTGGGAATTGTGTCGGGGTAGGCTCGGCGGTGGCAGCAGTGAGAGCGACAGTGTCTTGTGGTGGGGCGGTCTTCCGGGCACGAGCCGTTTCCTCTAGGATGAGCATGGAGCGGGCTTTCTGAAATGAGGGAAGAGGATCACCGTGTCTGATTTGAGTACCCACAGTATCATAAGCATCAGACAATCCAGAAATAAGTTGGAGGACCATTTGATCATTTGTCACAGGACAGTCTACACTTGACAGTTGATCAGATAGGGACTTGGGGTTTTGGCAGTATGAGGAGATGTCAGAGAAGTTGTCGAGTTTGATTTTGGAGAACTCCTGTTGAAGGAATAGGGCCCGAGAATGCTTGTTGTCAGAGAAAATGTCTTGTAGCTGAGTCCAGGCTGAAGCTGCAGTGGAGTCAGATTCAATAATTGTGTGTAGGAGGTCAATCGAAATGGTGCTATATATCCATTGCAGGACCACATCATCGATACGGGACCAGAGATCGGGGTTGGATCGGTAGAGGGCGGTAGGGGTGGGAGGAGGGATGATGTGATCAAGGACTTGGAATGCTTTGGCGTGTAGTTTGAATAGAGCGGACCAGGCGGGATAATGACCTTTTTCGATGTCAAGGGTGATTTTGATGAATGTAGAGATGTTGGATACGGTAAGGGAGGGATGAGTTGTTACTGTGGTTTCGGTATTGTTGGTGTGAGAATTGATAATGTTTGTGTTGTTTGGTCCGGTAGAAGAATTGTTGGAGTTGTTAGATGTGTTCGTCATGGTGGCTATTGGTGGAGTCGATCGTTGTTGAAGGTGTAGGGGAAGGATCGGTTATTGATTTATCGGTGAGGGGAGGGAGGTAAACGGAGTTTCGGGTGGCGGCGGCAATGGCAGCCGCAGCGGAAGTGGTGGTCGGGTAAGGCCGAGAAAGATAGAATTAGGGTTGGAGGGAAATTAGgttttgctctgataccatgtaacaaaTTGGATTCTTCCGTAATTGTTATTGATGACAAATTGTCTATTTATACAAGAATACAGTTTGTGTTGAGTTCAATGACTAATCTAGATACAGGTCTAGATATGAGGAACTAACTGTGTGATACAAAgttatctattaaatatattctCTAATATGATTGAGTTCAATTACACCTATATTTAATATTAAGCTCAATTTGCAGCCATTTTTTCCCCTTGAAACATTGCATAATGTGTACGTTTCAAATCTAATTATTTTGAATATATTCATTTTCAAAACTAAATGTTCAATTAAGgtggctatatatatatatactcttatAGTAGAGTATTGAATTCTGTTGGTTGCCTTACCAAACTctaattaattcattaattcaaTTTTCAACTTTTCAGCTACGCAACTCCCATCCTTATAATCCTTAATTTTCTCATTTCTACATCAATCTCTCCATCTAAATAAAAACCCCATAGACACGGACACGGACAGAGACACAAAacggtcttttttttttaatacaaactTCATCAAATACCCTTAAAACAAAAACGGCCGCAACCACAGACACGACACAAACATGAAATACCGATACGGTAATAAAGAGGAGTGTAGAAATGCTACTAAAGAGGAATGCCCGTACAATACAGCCACAAACATGAAAGGTTCTCTAGCTAGGTTCTTTCTGCTAATGGCACCAATTtctttgaaaataaaatataaaaaattctgAGGCATTTGATCTTTTCAATTTCTGTTGAACAAGCCTGTAATCTTTCAATTTGACGCATTGAGCTCTTGATCTATTATAATTAAGCCCCTACCGATCAAGAAAGTCAAGTTTAAACATAAAACTCGGTTAACATAGTGTTACTCATTTCATCTGCATTTTTAACAATTTGAAAGCAGTTCTTTGGCtttaaagaaactgaaaaaCTTTATTTTGAACTGTAAAATATACAATTTCAGATGCAGATGAAACGAGTAATGCTCGTTAAATTCAATTATATGTTCACAACGAACTATTTTGGCAAATAAGGACTTAAAGTATGCGATTATAGTTGATCCAGGGCTGAATGAGTCAAATTAAAGGATCAAGGGCTCaatcaacaacaaaaaaaaaaaaagagcataAAGACTTAAAGATGCATTTTTTCCAACTTCATTTGCAGGTTATGGCTTACAAACATAACAAAATAGATTGGACAAGTAAATGAATATGATCAATAATTTGCATGTCAATGTCTATGAACATGGTAGAAAATTTCTAAAATGGGCCGGGACCAGTACCGGTCCATCCACTCAGATGATGCCATGTCAGGCTAACTGCTGATGTGGCATTATCTGAATGGATGGACAAGTACTGGTCCAGATACACCATAGAACTTCTCGAACATGGTATGTGACAGAGCCTGGACTGGGTCTACTGGGTCACAAATAACGCGGTGCAGTTCCGCAACTTTGAACTGAAACCAAAGGTTCTACAGTTTAAAAGTTAATAGAAAAACAGATCACGCCTTATCCTAGTCCTCCAGGATCTGCTCTCTTTCAAGCTCAATAACATGTTCACTAAAAGGAATAGTAGCACCATTGCTCGTCTCATTGCACCTGCACTGCAACAGTTGCTGCTGAAGGCTCCGGATTAGCTCATTAAGTCTGTAAATGTTCTTCTCTTGCGATAATATAATCTGCAACATGTTGTACATGTGCGTTTAATCTCCTCAGTTCATATTATATGACTCTCACAACATCACAACTTTCCGTGCAACAAGTTAAAAGGAAAGTTTCAACTAAGCAAATTTCATTGAAGAAATGAACTCAAAGTCATCCAAATTTATAAGGCCATGCTCAGTGAACCTAACATCAAAATGAAGATCAATACCAATGGATTACCAGATTATGCAGCATGAAAACGAATTGCTTTGTTTTCCTCATTGATATGCAAACGTCAAAGTTAGAGAAATGCCATTTTCCTTGCTAGCAGTTATTCTTTTTGTGTTCTCTTAACTCCGATCAAGTATTACTAAATGCAGTAACATCAATTTAAGTTCTTTCTGCACTAATATTAGATCTAAAAGCTCATAATTTTTGTGCCGATATCTTTGTAGAAATCTATACAAACGAGGTTGAACCAATTCTTCAGTACGTCCCTGTTAATCATTTCAAATCCAAAACTATCACACTGTATGGCATAGCAAATGGGCAACTACGATACTGAAGTACTCTAATTCAACATGTTCAGCAGAAGAATATAATGGGTTCCCAGAAATGGATTTACAAAAAGAAGTGCAAATCGAATTATCAGTAAGATTTTATCACATTAGAAACATAGATATCCacaattttggatttagaaatgGAGGGGGAACGCACTTTACTTGTTTCAAAATGCAAGACTACTTGATGgggaaatatattaaaatataaccCCAAAATTTAGAAACTATGAAACATCGTTTATGCAGTAGCATTTCTGCAAAAATGATCACACTTGAAAAAGAAAGGCAAGTGCATAAGAAACAATTATTGCAATCAGTAGACATGTCACTAAAACCTCAAGCTGGTTTTAAACCACCCGTCTCATGAAGAATGATATTAGGTGCAATGCTGTCATGTACCGTAAGTATTAAGGAAATAAAAACCAAGACGTTGAAATATCTATCAATGTGCTCATATTTTCCAACAAACTACCTGGGTGATCAATCCATAGCATTAAGAAGAAAAAAGAGTTCATGATTAATTTTAGATGGTAAAATTACTGTATCATGATCCATCTTCTGGAACATAGCAATTGAAACAATAAACTAATTCATATAAGAATGAACAGTAAACAGAGAATAGAACTTTGAAAAATTGAACTTCTTACCTTCTCCTTTACCATTTCTTCCCTCTTCGATATTTGTTGCTGCTTCTGGCTTACAGCAGGAGCCGTATCAATGTCATTTACAAGTTGTTGCCTCCACTCAAACTGAGACGTGATAATGAGTACGAGTAATAGAAAGACGAGCAGCATAGGTCTAGACATCATTTATATGCAGCAATCACAATATCTGTTGGTCAAGAATTAAAGAATGAGTACACCAAATTTATATCTGAATCATTTAAGTCAAGAGAAACCCTAAAACTAAATTTCTTATACAACACATTGAAATGCTAAGAAGCATTTAGTTAATTTGAGAACAACATATTCCACAATTAACGAGATTCTCCAATTCACTCTTCCATGACTGCAGAAAATCCATTCATCAACTGAAATAAAGAGCTATTTCATGGAATTCAAAAACTAGAGCAAGACATGTGTATATGCAAGTGATCAACTGCACTTTAAGGGTCACGATCCTGAATCAAGAAGTCAAAATAAAGCTTAAGAATCGCAAAAATCGAGCCACAAGCAAACTAAATAGCAACTATCCGAAGTTCTTTTCGCATGATTTACCTTAATACATAGTGAAATAAGAATCCTACTTGATATTGTTCCTAGCTATTAGCCGGGGGAGTTTGAGAACTCCACAATTACATTTCTCTTCGAGCAGTTCTAGGGATCAAAAGTAAAGAACAAGTAGAAATGATATTATCACAAGCAAAGAACAAGAAATTAAGAGAAGCAGAACTTACATTTACAGATCGAATTGGATGCAAAACCCCCAACTTCATGATGGGGTTAGCACGAATTGAAGTTTCTAATGAACAGTAGTAAGGGGGAAATTTAGCTAAAAAGGAAGGTGAGTTCTTCCGGATTTGAAACAAGGAAGAAGAATTTTGCTTCAGTTTTGCTGAATTAACGGATTTTAGAGTTTAGGTTTTAGTTTTCCTTTACAGATACCAGAAGAAAACGGTAATGGCGGAAATTAGAAATAAGATATGACATTGAATTTGTCAAATTTCACTTAAGGTCCCTTAACTTATCAACGTCTACTATAATAATCACTTCTTAAAGTTGCACTATCTtctctgaaaagaaaaaaaaatccagaaaaaGTTTAAAGACTATCcaattatgaaaaataaatttaaggaGATTAAATTAAAGCTGGAAAAATTATACACGATCCGAATATACAACACTAACTTAACACGTAATTTTAGTTTTGGATTTAATTTTAacgtgtttttttttattgacaCAAAATTGATACCCAATTTTTTAGACCGGGTTAGTGTCAACTAGTTAACttgaaaataatatgaaataaaataacacaaatatttaaaattattttattatattctcgtaatttatatattaacttaattaataaaaatattaaaattataattattatctgCAAACACGGTTCGAActtcatatatttttatattaaatgcaACTTGTAAACACAATACACGAACACAATATAGTATTAGCGGGCTTTTGGATGAATAGTATTAACCtgctaatctaaaaatgacataaaatattttaaaatattattatatcatTCTATATTTCGAAATGCCATCATTAAAATAGATACATAGTAACTAATTAAGGTTGACTGAAATGGTTAAACGCTTCAAATCTCTTAACATAGAATTCGAGTCCTAAAATATACATAAATCTTTAATTAAGAGAGGATCCACATAAAGAATATTCGACAATCTTTAAATTGAGAAATTagataaactataaaaaaaaaacaacatacGTGCATAATAAAATTGTATGTGACCAAAAAACTTAAAttaaacttaaattaaataaaaagggcTTCTGGATTTGCCCTAACGATCGAAACTTTCTTATATATTTCCTGCGACTTTGTTTAAATTCATCTCCAGCCGCCGCAGCGATCTCTTCCCCTGTGTTCTTAGGGTTGCTTTGTTTCAAGCGTATAATAAGCAAATGAGTTGTGATTAGCAAGAGCTAGATCTCACCGATCAAAATCAATTTCGATTCAGAATTTCCGAACAGTATAAGGCAAAGAAGGAGATATTGCCGCCACTCTCTGTGCTTGATGGGTAAGGCTTTGGCATCTCTAATTCGTTTTCATTTACCTGTTTGCTTTCTCTTCTTTCTCGATTTGTGTATTCCACGATTAGGCTTCTTCCAATTTTTACACTTGATATGAACACATAggttcagtttttgtttaattttgatttgcATATGTTGATTGTATGAGGAAACAGTTATTCTCATCTGTTTTCTCGTTGAGCAACAATGCTGAAAAAGAAAGCCTAGTTTCTACCTATTTTATTCGAAGCAGAAAACTGTATTTGGGAAAATAGGAATGGAATTGGGCACCGGCCAGACAACCGTAGCGATGATTTCCACAGATGGCAGGTTTTTGATCCTGTTTGTCTACTAATTTTCAtctcacatttttttttatattcgaAATGCCTTTAAGGTGTTTGTTGATATGCCTCAAAGACCTTAACCATAGCTAATAGTATTGTATCGTTTAAGTTGAATCTCATCATCGTATGCTAAACAGAATTGTAAATTGATTTACTAGATGTTATCTATAATGAATAATCCTTTTCATCAAATCTCAAGATTGAATTGTGCAAACGTTCTTTGATAAATTAGGGGCTTACATTTGAGAATGGGTGCAGGAAAAATAATTGTGAAGAAACAGAAGTCAATATCTTCCGAAGTAAGAAAGGAGATATTCTAGAAGGAGATGTTCTAGAAGTGATTGCAGAATGTGGCCGGCGAAAACCATTCCTACTAACTCCGAGGATGATAAGAGGTTGCAGGTAAgtttgaggtttagaattactaatttattgattagtTCACTGTGTTTTCTAATCACCTTACAACCCTAAATTTATTTATACCCTagcattttaaaatttatacagattagtatataaaaaatttattatttattttcttattttttctggttcattttcatatttttttattaacttcaTCTTTGAACCAAATTCTCCTTTTGTAGTATAAAACTGTTACTGTTATATACTTGTCTatggtttttcttttgatttggGTACTTTTCTATGCTATGGTGCTACATCAATATACACTTCTGTTTTTGCTTGAATTTCCTTGTCAGATTTCTAGTTTTTCAGAATATGGCCTTTGATGATTGTCTGTTTCAAAAAGAACTGAAACAATAATGGTCTGATTTTTAGGATTGATTTCAAGAACGAACCAGTGATGGTCTGATTTCAATTTGTACTTTTTTGAGTTTCTAGTTTTTCAGAATATGGCCTTTGATGATTGTCTGTTTCAAAAAGAACTGAAACAATAATGGTCTGATTTTTAGGATTGATTTCAAGAACTAACCAATGATGGTCTGATTTCAATTTGTACTTTTGAGTTTCTAGTTGAAGATAAGATTAATCTGATACATCCATAAAAGGCTGAAACTTGTTTCTGAAATAGATAGGTTCGTAATGAATTGAACTGCAAATCAGGAGTCACATTGTTAAGATAGCTTGTTGATGATAAGATGAATCTGATAGGATCGTGATGAATGGTTTGTTGTTGAACTGAACTGCAAATTCAACATAGCTTACTATGATCCTATTCATGGGCTAAACTGTATTCGTTCTGTGCTGTTTGAGGCTTGGTTTTCAAAAACTAAAAAGCTTAAAAACTATCATATTGCAAAGTAGTACATATTGGTGTTGATTTTTCTTTAGGTAGTACATTATTGCAATTACGACAGCTGAACCTTGATGTGTAGCTCATGATCGCTCTTGTTTTCCTGGCTATGGTGCTTTCATTTTTGATTCTAAGACAGTTTTAATTCATGTATACTTAGACATTACTGTGATATTATATACTTTGGCAGAAGATGATGTGTGCTTATGTAGTTATAAATAAATGTAAGCCTGAAAATTAAATGATTCTCATTTTTCAATGAAAAGACTTCTCAATGAGATCACAAATACCAAGTTATCGCTGCAAAACCCGAGCTAAACctagaaaaaaaggaaaaaaaaaaaactaaaaatatttttagttttttttttctttttttctaggCGAATCGGATTTTTTGAGGAACATATCGAGAGAGAATTGGATTTGGTTCTTTTGTTACTGGATTTAGTGAATTTACATAAGCATTTCATTTATTTTGTGATCTCTAATcccctttctttttgtttcttctttttttttgataaacaaaaattatcaaagaaaaaaaatggaatcgcataaaattttatctaactCCATAGATGGGAAGATTATTTCTAATAAAAGGCGCTTTACCTTTGTAAAACAGGACATGCAGATGAAATTTAGACCTTGTTTGGCGGTTTATTTAGCCAGTGTAATACTCTGTGAAAATTCAACATTTTGAATTAAAGAATGAAATTCCTTGTTTCAATTTTGCTGTTCTTATATGAGTGATGCTCAATATTTTGGGGGTTTTCATTGATTGCTCATCTTGGGTATGATTGGGAGGTATTTAATCTGGGGTTCTTTAAAGTATTGAAATTCGAAATGTTATAATCATTCAATCAGTTTAGGTTTTCTGCTGTGTCACTGTAATTGGAATTTATTGTACTTTGAAAGTATTCCTCTTTTGATTAACAAACCATTAGATATTCCATTTTGagcatgtgttttttttttttttttcattttgtcaTCTAGATCTTTTCTTTTGATTAACAAGTGGAAAAGTTGAACTGAATTGTTGATATTCAAAGTTTATCCTGttgaatttgtttttttgtgCTTGTATGTATGGGACTTTAGGATGCATGCTCAAAGATTCTTAACTGAGGACCTTTGAAACCTTTGAAATAGTTAGCtgattaacaaaaaaaactagGGAGTCTTGGGTGTAGTAAGGGACCTTGGGATTCCTAATTTTACCTATCGTCCTTTTTTTTACGGCAGAAATTGTAGGTTCGATGGATCCAGCCAGTATATCTGTGGCAAGAGAGTAGTTTTCTTCAAATAGCAATTTTTTTAGGCATTAGCATGTCAACAAACTACGTCTCAATTATTTGATTCTTTGTAAATATGGTGTTGTTTGTAAATGTTCAAtttttaattctataaatattaatctaacAACTTAATAGTAGTCTTTGTCTGAATTCTAGGAAATCAATATTGAAGATCTACACGTGTTGTcgaaagacaaaaaaaattaaatttcagaTAATAAAAACAGAATTTTAATTGGATATAGATGGTAAATTAACATGTAAATTGACTTTGCAACACGAGTTTAATGATACGCATATAATGATCCAATGAGCGAAAATGAAGTTAACTTAGTGTTCTTTTGTTATAAGAAGCAAATGTCTAATACTCAAATTTATATAAGGCATACAGTTTTGGTATTTCTAATATATAGCTAGGTGTTGTGCTATTTTTATAAAGTGTTTTATAAGGTGTCTACACCTTTTTGATATTTCTAAGACAACATTTGAACATGTAAAATAAAAGAGGAATTGGGTGATTTACTTAACTATAACATTATGTTGATTAGCATGATCTTTACCTAGTTTATGTCATCTTATATTTTGAGTATAGTAGCTTATATTTTCATACAGCAATATCCAATTGAGTGGCTGAATCTCTAATATTAGTTTGTGTGATTTCAGGTCAAGGTGAGGAAGAGAAAAAGAACAACTCTAAGCTTCTAAAACCATATACCAAGCGTGGAGTTCATTTccgagcttcttcttcttcgaccATTGATTCGAAAGCTGAATCTATATGCAAAAGAGTGGCATCCGGAGAAACAGAGAGCACCGGAGGAAGATAGATCATTGTTCCTGACTTGCTCAAATGACTATCCTATAACAGAAAGTCGATTGTCTCCTTTTTCAAAATgcgaataataataataagataaATAGCAAATATTTTGAATACATCAGGTACCTTCTTCTcggtaattttctagaattggGACAATTATGCCTTCTGAGAAGTCATTAAAATTTAAGAAGAGGCGTCATCAGAGCCGACCATTATTGAAGAGAAACTTGTAGCAATGGATGTTAGCTTATAGACTCGCTTTTTCACTTATACCTATCAGAGCCAAATGTGTGGACTTTCAATTGTCCATGGTAGCAATAGATCATACTTATctggtttttgttttttgttttcatttctgTATCCGTAATGAACTCTGTATGCTTGCATTGATGCTATCTATTCTGTACTTCTCTTAATATTGagaggaattttttttttttgttgtccCTAAATTGAAAGtacattaatttaattttataataactTACAGTCAAATATTCAGAAATGAAAAGCTGCAATCTctcagaaaaataaaaaagagtgaACTTTGTCTATAGATAATAACTTTGagttaaattaatatttttaacctGATCCCTATGCTTGAAGAAGCTTTCTTAGAATCAAATCTATCCATATCCATGTATTTAATCCCACTTTATATTAGGGAAAAACGGAataaaatggaaaataaaaGGAAGTCGTAATACCATTAGCCTCTAAATTTGGTTAAAAAATCTGATTGCTCCCAAAACATACAAAATGCGGAGATTTAGACATTAATATTGTTAGGAAAGGCAAAGAAAAAGCGCGAATTTTCGCTCTTCAATGGTCTTATGTCCATCTAAAACATTCAAGGTTTCGTGGTATAGTTGGCTATCACGTTAGTCTAATACACTGAAGGTTCTCGGTTGAAGTCTGTGTGAAGCCATAtggatatttattttttctctgAAAACTAATTACACTTGTTTTGGTTAGAGTAGTCATCATTTAatattgggtaattaatttattagtccctatattttgacaaaacacactgtttagtccctgtattttcaaaaacacacactaaagtccctaacgtttttctcggtgaactgtttagtccctaatgtttttcttggtgaactgtttagtccctgccgttagactctcatgaagattctgttagtcaatttggatttgtgttcttcttttcctttattttgctttcctttaaactctaatgcatctgaaatcaactttgagtgttcttgttcttaattttcttcttaatcgttcaaattcgtaagcgttgagtctgttctttttattgttctccatgcaaatagcttcttcttctaaattggattactcttctgaagtttgaaggtaaatagtaaagggtaatttagtcatttccgaagtcataaacggtaaaaaaatgtaacaaacggaaggactaaacagttcactgagaaaaatgttagggaccttaccatgtgtttttgaaaatacagggactaaacagtgtgttttgtcaaaatatagggactaataaattaattaccctttaatATTTTGAGCATTTATAATAGGTAAAAGAACATAATTAAGTCCCTGAaatttacatgttttaaggatGATGAAGATAAACTATAACTCAATTTACAATCCTTGGAATTGACTTTTTGGTTGAGGAGGCGATGCCGCCGCCACCGTGACCTAGACCTCCGATCTAGCTTGTTCTTCATTCTCTCTGGATCTTTATCTCTTTTCATCGATCGACATGGGCTCACTCACTGAGGATCATGTCGGAATtagagttctcttcaatccaaat
The window above is part of the Euphorbia lathyris chromosome 3, ddEupLath1.1, whole genome shotgun sequence genome. Proteins encoded here:
- the LOC136221814 gene encoding uncharacterized protein, which produces MMSRPMLLVFLLLVLIITSQFEWRQQLVNDIDTAPAVSQKQQQISKREEMVKEKIILSQEKNIYRLNELIRSLQQQLLQCRCNETSNGATIPFSEHVIELEREQILED